A stretch of the Archangium violaceum genome encodes the following:
- a CDS encoding ATP-binding protein gives MRALLVPSGSIDLSPVEFLLRQLGMTPTRAGDDEAAITAFHLSPYPLVLVGMDDEGERVVLVRALRASPSGTRATLLLVARPEQMERMGPVLESGADDFLLLPLDETAATLRLRLAERRSTRRPETPPANLTLDGLGTILLRESPVPTCITTREGDAFVEVNDACTRLIGYSREELLWRTPVELNLWESPVEPDRLAALFRQHGVLRGVESRVRTKGGELRHVLMFAGLAEFAGMPHIVTMFADLTERKQLQDRLLLADRMASVGTLAAGVAHEINNPLAYVMANLGYAHEELVRQLERWPKEPADGLPPSGPLKSVCLALGEALHGADRVQTIVGDLKTFSRETQESVRPVDVRKVLDSTINLASGEIRHRARLVKEYGEDVSLVRGNDSRLGQVFLNLLVNAAQAIPSDGDAEHHEIRVTTRRAGPGQVAVEVSDTGMGIAPELLGRIFDPFFTTKPPGVGTGLGLSICHNLVTAMGGELHVQSDLGRGSTFQVLLPSATTAEEPPAPEPQPTLVTEGPRGRVLVIDDEPMLCSALERILRPHHDVVLTTLAAEALPQLEAGAHFDLILCDLMMPRMSGMDFHAALQRLRPDLIGRIIFLTGGAFTPQAKTFLERVPNRRVEKPFNARALLAVTREVLAARG, from the coding sequence ATGCGGGCCCTGTTGGTTCCATCCGGGAGCATCGATCTATCGCCCGTGGAGTTCCTGCTCCGGCAGCTCGGAATGACCCCGACGCGGGCAGGAGACGACGAAGCGGCCATCACGGCCTTCCACCTGTCCCCCTACCCGCTCGTGCTGGTGGGAATGGACGATGAGGGAGAGCGCGTCGTGCTCGTGCGCGCGCTCCGGGCCAGTCCGAGCGGAACACGGGCCACCCTCCTCCTGGTGGCCCGCCCCGAACAGATGGAGCGGATGGGGCCCGTGCTCGAGTCCGGAGCGGATGACTTCCTGCTGCTGCCCCTGGACGAGACCGCGGCCACGCTGCGGCTGCGCCTGGCCGAGCGCAGGTCGACGCGACGGCCAGAGACTCCGCCGGCGAACCTCACGCTGGACGGACTGGGGACGATCCTGCTGCGGGAGAGCCCGGTGCCCACCTGCATCACCACGCGCGAGGGTGACGCTTTCGTCGAGGTGAACGATGCCTGCACACGGTTGATCGGCTACTCCCGCGAGGAGCTGCTCTGGCGCACCCCGGTCGAGCTGAACCTGTGGGAGAGCCCCGTGGAGCCCGATCGACTGGCGGCGCTCTTCCGGCAGCACGGCGTGCTGCGCGGGGTGGAGTCGCGGGTGCGCACGAAGGGTGGCGAGCTGCGCCACGTGCTCATGTTCGCGGGCCTCGCCGAGTTCGCGGGCATGCCCCACATCGTGACCATGTTCGCGGACCTCACCGAGCGCAAGCAGCTGCAGGACAGGCTGCTGCTGGCGGACCGGATGGCCTCGGTGGGCACGCTGGCCGCGGGCGTGGCGCATGAGATCAACAACCCACTGGCCTACGTCATGGCGAACCTCGGCTACGCGCACGAGGAGCTGGTCCGCCAGCTGGAGCGCTGGCCCAAGGAGCCGGCGGATGGACTGCCTCCGTCGGGTCCGCTGAAATCGGTGTGCCTCGCGCTCGGCGAGGCGCTGCATGGCGCGGACCGGGTGCAGACGATCGTCGGGGACCTCAAGACTTTCTCCCGCGAGACGCAGGAGTCCGTCCGGCCGGTGGACGTGAGGAAGGTACTGGACTCCACGATCAACCTGGCGTCCGGGGAGATCCGCCACCGCGCCCGGCTGGTGAAGGAGTACGGGGAGGACGTGTCCCTGGTGCGAGGCAACGACTCACGTCTGGGGCAGGTGTTCCTCAACCTGCTGGTCAACGCCGCCCAGGCCATCCCCTCCGATGGTGACGCGGAGCACCATGAAATCCGCGTCACCACGCGCAGGGCCGGGCCCGGGCAGGTGGCGGTGGAGGTATCGGATACGGGAATGGGCATCGCGCCCGAGCTGCTGGGCCGCATCTTCGATCCCTTCTTCACCACCAAGCCGCCGGGAGTGGGGACGGGGCTGGGCCTGTCCATCTGCCACAACCTCGTCACCGCCATGGGCGGGGAGCTGCACGTCCAAAGTGACCTGGGGCGGGGCTCGACCTTCCAGGTGCTGCTGCCGTCGGCCACCACAGCGGAGGAACCGCCCGCGCCGGAGCCGCAACCCACGCTCGTCACCGAGGGACCGAGGGGCCGCGTGCTGGTCATCGACGACGAGCCGATGCTGTGCTCTGCGCTGGAGCGGATTCTGAGGCCCCACCACGACGTGGTGCTCACCACGCTGGCGGCCGAGGCGCTGCCGCAGCTGGAGGCGGGAGCGCACTTCGATCTCATCCTGTGTGACTTGATGATGCCGCGAATGAGCGGGATGGACTTCCACGCGGCGCTGCAGCGGCTGAGGCCGGATCTGATTGGCCGGATCATCTTCCTCACGGGAGGAGCCTTCACACCACAGGCGAAGACCTTCCTGGAGCGGGTACCCAACCGCCGGGTGGAGAAACCCTTCAACGCGCGCGCACTGCTGGCGGTGACACGCGAGGTGCTCGCCGCCCGCGGTTGA
- a CDS encoding cytochrome P450, translating into MSNRVNLLAPEVRANPYPVYAELRRNAPVSQVDPDGLWVVARQADVLTVFKNPQHFSSDGIRQAYRPAWLPDYPLADSMLVMDPPHHTRLRAIINRAFGTSVVARLEPRIREVAHQVVASLPVGRSVNFVDAFSIWVPIAVLGEMLSLPQSLHPRIKHWAEVYGEFTSIGENDTERQKTILETVAETRFHFNQVLEDRRRTPRDDLVSELLRTHVNGEELSYTDLMGFLFLLLIGALETAVHLLSSCALMLQEQPELMARLRAAPTLIPRFIDEMLRHSGPAHGLFRLNTDEVELGGVRIPRGARMLLLIASANRDEAAIPDPDRFDMDRPGPQNLPFGHGIHFCLGAQLARMEVRVALEALLARFARLTPGDGPIQWNASLVMRGLTQLPLVAHLP; encoded by the coding sequence ATGAGCAATCGAGTGAACCTGCTTGCCCCCGAGGTACGGGCCAACCCCTACCCTGTCTATGCCGAGCTGCGCCGCAACGCGCCGGTGAGTCAGGTGGACCCGGATGGACTCTGGGTCGTGGCCCGCCAGGCAGACGTGCTCACCGTGTTCAAGAACCCCCAGCACTTCTCGTCGGATGGCATCCGGCAGGCCTATCGCCCGGCATGGCTACCTGATTACCCACTGGCCGACTCCATGCTCGTCATGGATCCACCGCACCACACCCGGCTGCGTGCGATCATCAACCGGGCCTTTGGAACCTCCGTGGTGGCGCGCCTGGAGCCTCGCATCCGCGAGGTGGCCCACCAGGTCGTCGCTTCGCTGCCCGTGGGCCGCTCGGTGAACTTCGTGGACGCCTTCTCCATCTGGGTGCCGATCGCCGTCCTCGGAGAAATGTTGAGCCTGCCCCAGTCCCTCCATCCGCGAATCAAGCATTGGGCGGAGGTCTACGGCGAGTTCACCAGCATCGGCGAGAACGACACCGAGCGGCAGAAGACGATCCTCGAGACGGTGGCCGAGACCCGGTTTCACTTCAATCAGGTGCTGGAGGATCGCCGGCGCACTCCTCGTGACGACCTGGTGAGCGAGCTGCTGCGGACCCACGTGAACGGTGAGGAGCTGTCGTACACGGATTTGATGGGCTTCCTGTTCCTGCTCCTCATCGGCGCCCTCGAGACGGCCGTGCACCTGCTGAGCTCCTGCGCCCTGATGCTCCAGGAGCAACCGGAGCTGATGGCGCGGCTGCGCGCGGCTCCCACGCTCATCCCCCGCTTCATCGACGAGATGCTGCGACACAGCGGCCCGGCGCACGGGCTGTTCCGGCTGAACACCGACGAGGTGGAGCTCGGCGGCGTGCGGATTCCCCGGGGCGCGCGGATGCTGCTGTTGATCGCCTCGGCCAACCGCGACGAGGCCGCCATCCCCGATCCGGATCGCTTCGACATGGACCGTCCCGGGCCGCAGAACCTGCCCTTCGGCCATGGCATCCACTTCTGCCTGGGTGCCCAGCTGGCGCGGATGGAGGTCCGGGTGGCCCTGGAGGCACTGCTCGCCCGCTTCGCCCGGCTGACGCCCGGGGATGGACCCATTCAGTGGAATGCCTCGCTGGTGATGCGGGGTCTCACGCAGCTGCCTCTCGTGGCGCACCTGCCCTGA
- a CDS encoding adenylate/guanylate cyclase domain-containing protein, with the protein MQLIMNPGLLDEQVFDLPEGPVTIGRTEESSICVLHKSLSRRHARLERVGERIVLLDLNSKNGTFVNELRIDRHELKGGESFRCGEVRFKLVNTARELPLDLSPTQVQSLQTRFSPGSMDELLSRHSESRDNSALKVRQAGEESQAEEKLQVLLKVSQLLSSPGSIEALLERILDLVFQIMEVDRAAILLVDPSSGRLSPRVARFSTGESPSGPFYSQRIVDYVRTRSVAALFSDARVDPRLDDAASVVLQSIQASMCAPLKPRDEVLGVLYVDNLTRPNGFNQEDLEFLTAFANQAAIALDNSLLSQRLKEEAVLRNAYLRFFPPATLKKLQMAKGGPLETIETEVTVLFSDISGFTALSSTLEPRQVVDLLNDYFPVMAEIVFRYEGTLEKYIGDALMAVWGAPFSHPDDADRAVRAAVEMQRALAELNARWKAQGRPELKIHVGLNTGRVAAGNIGSEQYLQYATIGDATNVASRVCSVAKDGEICMTDATFERWRDRAWPTSPLPPTEVKGKQEALTLYRLEWREPLVK; encoded by the coding sequence ATGCAGCTCATCATGAACCCGGGCCTGCTGGACGAGCAGGTCTTCGATCTCCCCGAGGGGCCCGTGACGATCGGCCGCACGGAGGAGAGCAGCATCTGCGTGCTTCACAAGAGCCTGTCGCGGAGACACGCGCGGCTCGAACGTGTCGGCGAGCGGATCGTGCTGTTGGACCTGAACAGCAAGAACGGGACGTTCGTCAACGAGCTCCGGATCGACCGCCATGAGTTGAAGGGGGGCGAGTCCTTCCGGTGTGGTGAGGTGCGCTTCAAGCTGGTGAACACCGCCCGCGAGCTGCCGCTGGATCTGTCACCGACCCAGGTGCAGTCGCTCCAGACGCGGTTCTCTCCCGGCTCGATGGACGAGCTGTTGTCGCGGCACTCCGAGTCCAGGGACAACTCCGCCCTCAAGGTGCGGCAGGCGGGCGAGGAGAGTCAGGCGGAAGAGAAGCTCCAGGTGTTGCTCAAGGTGAGCCAGCTGCTCTCCTCGCCCGGTTCCATCGAGGCGCTGCTGGAGCGCATCCTGGACCTCGTCTTCCAGATCATGGAGGTGGATCGCGCCGCCATCCTGTTGGTGGATCCCTCCTCCGGGAGGCTGAGCCCTCGGGTGGCGAGGTTCTCCACGGGCGAGTCCCCCTCCGGCCCGTTCTACAGCCAGCGCATCGTCGACTACGTGCGCACCCGGAGCGTGGCGGCGCTCTTCTCCGATGCCCGGGTGGATCCCCGCCTGGACGACGCCGCCTCGGTGGTGCTGCAGTCCATCCAGGCGTCGATGTGCGCACCGCTCAAGCCCCGGGACGAGGTGCTGGGGGTGCTCTACGTGGACAACCTCACCCGGCCCAACGGCTTCAATCAGGAGGACCTGGAGTTCCTCACGGCCTTCGCCAACCAGGCGGCGATCGCGCTCGACAACTCGCTCCTCTCGCAGCGGCTGAAGGAAGAGGCCGTGCTGCGCAATGCCTACCTTCGCTTCTTCCCTCCGGCCACGCTCAAGAAGCTGCAGATGGCGAAGGGCGGCCCCCTGGAGACCATCGAGACGGAGGTCACCGTCCTCTTCTCCGACATCAGTGGCTTCACCGCGCTCTCCTCCACGCTCGAGCCCCGTCAGGTGGTGGATCTGCTCAATGACTACTTCCCGGTGATGGCGGAGATCGTCTTCAGGTACGAGGGGACGTTGGAGAAGTACATCGGCGACGCGCTGATGGCGGTGTGGGGCGCGCCGTTCTCGCACCCCGACGACGCGGACCGGGCCGTGCGGGCCGCGGTGGAGATGCAGCGGGCGCTCGCCGAGCTGAACGCGCGCTGGAAGGCCCAGGGCCGGCCCGAACTGAAGATCCACGTGGGCCTGAACACGGGGAGGGTGGCGGCCGGGAACATTGGCTCCGAGCAGTACCTGCAGTACGCCACCATTGGCGACGCGACCAACGTCGCCAGTCGGGTGTGCTCCGTCGCCAAGGACGGGGAGATCTGCATGACCGACGCCACCTTCGAGCGCTGGCGGGATAGGGCCTGGCCCACGAGCCCGCTGCCTCCCACGGAGGTGAAGGGCAAGCAGGAGGCCCTGACGCTCTACCGGCTGGAGTGGCGCGAGCCGCTCGTGAAGTGA
- a CDS encoding S1 family peptidase, with the protein MLTVDTDLSTARAVAARAAPSLAILEMPSRQGVGFVAAPHGLLVTNLHVVAGAEEIHVLLADEQLLQVEQVVALDEKRDLAVLKLPTHDVEALRFDGGASPGEGDALFILLPAGGGMLGLMETRVHAVQVLDESLTFLELEASLPEDASGSPVMDARGELVGVATCAFADGRPVTIVIPSRYVVPLLDRPGTQPLSTLAVARPAASRERQVPSHPLSLLEGCATDGVEEIALAIMQAIQLGAPAYNRGDPEACYRLYERTAERLLKERSDCPGAQLALREGLQRCARLDNADSCAWALRDTFDGLLHVIDRWLQAQAAFARMSAPKSYLQ; encoded by the coding sequence ATGTTGACCGTCGACACCGATCTCTCCACCGCTCGTGCGGTCGCCGCCCGGGCAGCCCCCTCCCTCGCCATCCTGGAGATGCCGAGCCGACAGGGCGTCGGCTTCGTCGCCGCGCCCCACGGTCTGCTCGTCACCAATCTGCACGTGGTGGCGGGCGCCGAGGAGATCCACGTCCTGCTCGCCGACGAGCAGCTCCTCCAGGTGGAGCAGGTGGTCGCCCTCGACGAGAAGCGGGACCTGGCCGTGTTGAAGCTGCCCACGCACGACGTGGAGGCCCTGCGGTTCGATGGCGGAGCGAGCCCGGGCGAGGGTGATGCGCTCTTCATCCTGCTGCCGGCCGGCGGGGGCATGCTGGGATTGATGGAGACGCGCGTCCATGCCGTGCAGGTGCTCGACGAGTCCCTCACCTTCCTCGAGCTGGAGGCCTCGCTGCCGGAGGATGCCTCGGGCAGTCCGGTGATGGATGCCAGGGGCGAGCTCGTGGGCGTGGCCACGTGCGCCTTCGCCGACGGGCGTCCGGTCACCATCGTCATCCCCTCGCGCTACGTGGTGCCCCTGCTGGATCGGCCCGGGACGCAGCCGCTCTCCACGCTCGCCGTGGCCAGGCCCGCCGCCTCCCGCGAGCGGCAGGTGCCCTCGCATCCGCTCTCGCTGCTGGAGGGGTGCGCCACGGATGGGGTCGAGGAGATCGCCCTCGCCATCATGCAGGCCATCCAGCTCGGAGCCCCCGCCTACAATCGTGGAGACCCCGAGGCCTGTTACCGCCTCTACGAGCGCACGGCCGAGCGTCTGCTGAAGGAGCGCTCGGACTGCCCGGGCGCCCAGCTCGCCCTGCGCGAGGGGCTCCAGCGCTGCGCACGGCTCGACAACGCGGACTCGTGCGCCTGGGCGCTGCGCGACACCTTCGACGGCCTGCTCCACGTCATCGACCGCTGGCTCCAGGCCCAGGCCGCCTTCGCGCGCATGTCTGCCCCCAAGTCCTATCTCCAGTGA
- a CDS encoding double-CXXCG motif protein, with the protein MRLYELRAPRESKYTGNLSARHKWGGLPGLRCPECRAV; encoded by the coding sequence ATGAGGCTCTACGAGCTGCGAGCGCCAAGAGAATCGAAGTACACTGGCAATCTCAGCGCCAGGCACAAGTGGGGTGGCCTTCCCGGGCTTCGCTGTCCTGAATGCAGGGCTGTTTGA
- a CDS encoding alpha/beta fold hydrolase, which yields MAERMVKSNGIELWTESFGEPGNPPFLLVMGASAQGILWPEELIDLLVAGGHYVIRYDHRDTGQSTSFDFQKNPYTLADLAKDALGVLDAYGIAAAHLVGASLGGMICQLIGILHPERVLSLTVMMSTPLRTGVVETFAQAFQGQATTEALPPPAPRAIEVFMSAATNPPGNLQEAIDYQVKVARAMSGSVAPFDEQECRRTVERIFHRARNPAASANHGLVPSPTREQAEALKNLRVPTLVIHGTDDPMFPPAHGIAAAERIPGARLLMLEGMGHDLPRPLFGEIARAILAHTSAKA from the coding sequence ATGGCGGAACGGATGGTGAAGTCCAATGGTATCGAGCTGTGGACCGAGAGCTTTGGCGAGCCCGGGAACCCACCGTTCCTGCTGGTAATGGGCGCATCGGCCCAGGGCATTCTCTGGCCCGAGGAACTCATCGACCTGCTGGTCGCCGGAGGGCACTACGTCATTCGCTACGACCACCGGGATACCGGCCAGTCGACCAGCTTCGACTTCCAGAAGAACCCCTACACGCTGGCGGATCTGGCCAAGGACGCGCTGGGCGTGCTCGATGCGTATGGAATCGCCGCGGCCCACCTGGTGGGTGCATCACTGGGCGGGATGATCTGCCAGCTCATCGGCATCCTCCACCCCGAGCGCGTACTCTCCCTGACGGTGATGATGTCCACGCCGCTGCGGACCGGGGTCGTGGAGACCTTCGCGCAAGCCTTCCAAGGTCAGGCAACGACAGAGGCACTGCCACCGCCCGCCCCACGCGCGATCGAGGTGTTCATGTCGGCGGCCACCAACCCACCTGGAAACCTCCAGGAGGCCATCGACTACCAGGTGAAGGTGGCTCGGGCCATGTCCGGAAGCGTGGCCCCCTTCGACGAGCAGGAGTGTCGGCGCACGGTGGAACGGATATTCCACCGTGCACGCAACCCGGCGGCCTCGGCGAACCACGGGCTCGTGCCATCACCCACACGTGAGCAGGCCGAGGCGCTGAAGAACCTGCGCGTCCCCACGCTCGTCATCCACGGGACGGATGACCCGATGTTCCCCCCCGCGCATGGAATCGCCGCGGCGGAGCGCATCCCTGGAGCCAGGCTGCTCATGTTGGAAGGAATGGGTCACGATCTCCCCCGCCCGCTGTTCGGGGAGATCGCTCGGGCGATCCTCGCGCACACGAGCGCGAAAGCCTGA
- a CDS encoding cyclic nucleotide-binding domain-containing protein: MSETLREHKDKAAQLFASGRLEEALSEYEIVAHSAPEDLGSRQKVAELLQRLGRKKEAVETYESVAMAWARQGWLLRAIALCKVILQLDSSHGRTQRMLAELYARHRAPAPRLTPAPVSVAPAPPPPPAPRDTLPRIPLFSQLDEAAFVAVLEELAMRSFEPGASIVLEGEQGSSMFALVEGRVDVVRQLEGGIRRKVASVGEGEFFGEMALLSEGPRLASVVATERTVALELTRAQVERLVQRHPSVGQVLRSFHEERLLANVLRGNPLLSALTPAQREAAAHAFQLHTVPAGQPLLVQGQPGEALYLLLRGRCRVVHQHPDGRESAYPVLREGDLFGELSVLLGLPATASVYADTPCTLLRLERQAVERHILVQPGVREALSRLSSARLQRTARLLSGHELFEGDQRV, encoded by the coding sequence ATGAGTGAGACGCTTCGCGAGCACAAGGACAAGGCCGCTCAACTCTTCGCCAGTGGAAGGTTGGAGGAGGCACTCTCCGAGTACGAGATCGTGGCGCATTCCGCTCCGGAGGATCTGGGCAGCCGCCAGAAGGTGGCCGAGCTGCTCCAGCGGCTGGGGCGCAAGAAGGAAGCCGTCGAGACGTACGAGTCGGTGGCCATGGCCTGGGCGCGTCAGGGCTGGTTGCTGCGCGCCATCGCGCTGTGCAAGGTCATCCTCCAGCTCGACTCGAGCCACGGCCGGACGCAGCGGATGCTGGCGGAGCTCTACGCGCGCCACAGGGCGCCCGCGCCCCGGTTGACTCCCGCCCCGGTCTCCGTGGCGCCCGCGCCGCCCCCGCCGCCCGCGCCGCGCGACACCCTGCCGCGCATCCCGCTCTTCTCGCAGCTGGACGAGGCGGCCTTCGTGGCGGTGCTCGAGGAGCTGGCGATGAGGAGCTTCGAGCCAGGGGCCTCCATCGTCCTGGAGGGGGAGCAGGGCAGCTCCATGTTCGCCCTCGTGGAAGGGCGCGTGGACGTGGTGCGCCAGCTGGAGGGCGGCATCCGGCGCAAGGTGGCCTCCGTGGGGGAGGGGGAGTTCTTCGGGGAGATGGCCCTCCTGTCCGAGGGGCCGAGGCTGGCGAGCGTGGTGGCCACCGAGCGCACCGTGGCGCTGGAGCTGACGCGGGCGCAGGTGGAGCGGCTCGTGCAGCGCCACCCCTCCGTGGGTCAGGTGCTGCGGTCCTTCCACGAGGAGCGGCTGCTGGCCAACGTGCTGCGCGGCAACCCGCTCCTCTCCGCGCTCACCCCCGCGCAGCGCGAGGCCGCGGCCCACGCCTTCCAACTCCATACGGTGCCCGCCGGGCAGCCCCTGCTCGTCCAGGGACAGCCGGGAGAGGCCCTGTATCTGCTTCTCCGGGGCCGGTGCCGGGTGGTTCACCAGCACCCGGATGGGCGTGAGAGCGCCTACCCCGTCCTTCGTGAGGGAGACCTGTTCGGCGAGCTCTCCGTGCTGCTCGGCCTGCCCGCCACCGCCTCCGTGTACGCGGACACGCCCTGCACACTGCTCCGGTTGGAGCGTCAGGCCGTCGAGCGTCACATCCTCGTCCAGCCCGGGGTGCGCGAGGCGCTGTCGCGGTTGAGCTCCGCGCGTCTCCAGCGCACGGCCCGGCTCCTCTCCGGACACGAGTTGTTCGAGGGCGACCAGCGCGTCTGA
- a CDS encoding AbrB family transcriptional regulator — protein MTLVGAALGEWAHVPAGALLGGMLVSLVAALSLSVHVPVPRFLLLGAQAVLGAALCSSFQPSAWSALAEHWLVALINVVGVVAIGQGVAFAFSWLGGVDVRTATIGLMPGGASAMMVLSEELGADTRLVALFQYLRLGVVILVAAAVGRWMGHGPETQVATAAALPGAPSPVMAWGTTALVAVVGGAVGTWLKLPAGGFLGPLLLGIPFSALGFPVGAWPPGVLFVSLWVLGVRVGSHFDEAAVHELKRVALGALGAVVAMVGGCLLLAWFWSSVGGVDLLTTYFATSPGGADSVLAIALETRASLSLVVAVQVGRLLLVFLVAPMLMRRLSARHAGLR, from the coding sequence GTGACCCTGGTTGGCGCGGCCCTGGGTGAATGGGCCCATGTGCCCGCCGGTGCGCTCCTCGGCGGCATGCTGGTGTCGCTCGTGGCCGCCCTCTCCCTGTCGGTACACGTCCCCGTGCCCCGTTTCCTGTTGCTGGGCGCGCAGGCCGTGCTGGGCGCGGCCCTCTGCTCCTCCTTCCAACCCTCCGCGTGGAGCGCGCTCGCCGAGCACTGGCTCGTCGCGCTCATCAACGTGGTGGGCGTGGTGGCCATTGGCCAGGGGGTGGCGTTCGCCTTCAGCTGGTTGGGGGGGGTGGACGTCCGTACCGCCACCATCGGCCTGATGCCAGGAGGCGCCTCGGCCATGATGGTCCTGAGCGAGGAGCTCGGCGCGGACACGCGCCTGGTGGCGCTCTTCCAGTACCTGCGCCTGGGTGTGGTCATCCTCGTGGCGGCGGCGGTGGGTCGGTGGATGGGCCATGGGCCGGAGACGCAGGTGGCCACCGCCGCGGCGCTGCCGGGTGCTCCGTCGCCCGTGATGGCGTGGGGCACGACGGCCCTCGTCGCCGTGGTCGGCGGAGCGGTGGGGACGTGGTTGAAGCTGCCCGCTGGCGGCTTCCTGGGGCCGCTCCTGTTGGGGATTCCCTTCTCGGCCCTGGGCTTTCCCGTGGGCGCGTGGCCTCCGGGCGTGCTGTTCGTATCGCTGTGGGTGCTCGGGGTGCGCGTGGGGAGCCACTTCGACGAAGCGGCCGTGCACGAGCTGAAGCGCGTGGCGCTCGGCGCCCTGGGGGCCGTGGTGGCCATGGTGGGCGGGTGTCTGCTGCTCGCCTGGTTCTGGTCCTCCGTGGGCGGGGTGGATCTGCTCACCACCTACTTCGCCACCTCCCCCGGGGGAGCCGACTCGGTGCTCGCCATCGCCCTCGAGACCCGGGCCAGCCTCTCCCTGGTGGTGGCCGTGCAGGTGGGGCGACTCCTGCTCGTCTTCCTCGTCGCCCCCATGCTCATGCGCCGCCTGTCCGCGCGGCACGCAGGGCTCCGCTGA